In the Helianthus annuus cultivar XRQ/B chromosome 11, HanXRQr2.0-SUNRISE, whole genome shotgun sequence genome, one interval contains:
- the LOC110891105 gene encoding uncharacterized protein LOC110891105 produces MVSRGGKMGGLGGLGCVKSKIFSIGWVRLILSVKCNYLRNQAPPSDSAEIYSQPFKLPKITAEVAVQGGYLQFSDLVVCSIFCAHDLHFSGGYIRLFRAQDLHTNSYKLGQQNMEQSKGFNNFIHQGCSSNENQIPSATLSHALTKI; encoded by the exons ATGGTAagtagaggtggcaaaatgggtggatTGGGAGGGTTGGGATGTGTCAAAAGCAAAATCTTTAGTATCGGATGGGTTAGGTTGATCCTCTCAGTTAAGTGTAACTACCTTCGAAATCAAGCTCCACCATCGGATTCGGCTGAGATTTATTCTCAGCCATTTAAACTCCCTAAAATAACCGCTGAAGTGGCAGTTCAAGGCGGTTATTTGCAGTTTTCTGACCTGGTGGTTTGCTCCATATTTTGTGCCCATGATCTCCACTTCTCTGGTGGTTATATCCGGCTTTTTAGAGCCCAAGATCTCCATACCAACTCCTACAAACTTGG TCAACAAAACATGGAGCAAAGTAAAGGTTTCAATAATTTCATCCACCAAGGGTGTTCGAGCAATGAAAACCAAATTCCATCAGCAACTTTATCACACGCTTTAACAAAG ATATAG
- the LOC110888798 gene encoding receptor-like protein kinase FERONIA codes for MKISSGKVDSGNLIDIAARRLDHELWYGIPEFQTEIMMLASLKHQNVVSIVKFCHEDEENIIIYNYEAKGSLEQYLSDPVTLTWTQRLHICLGIARALSYIHYDKQCSFSVIHRDVKSSMILLSDKWEAKLSGFELSTMQPTAKRHISVKHI; via the coding sequence ATGAAAATTTCATCGGGGAAGGTGGATTCCGGAAATTTGATTGATATTGCTGCACGGAGGTTAGATCACGAGCTTTGGTATGGAATCCCAGAGTTTCAGACAGAGATTATGATGCTTGCTAGTCTAAAGCATCAAAATGTGGTCTCTATTGTTAAGTTTTGTCATGAGGATGAGGAGAACATCATCATATACAATTATGAGGCCAAGGGAAGTCTTGAGCAATACCTAAGTGACCCAGTTACACTCACTTGGACTCAAAGATTGCACATCTGTCTTGGTATCGCTCGTGCCCTGAGTTACATTCATTATGACAAGCAATGCAGTTTTAGTGTCATACATCGTGACGTCAAAAGCTCTATGATTTTATTAAGTGACAAGTGGGAAGCAAAACTATCTGGTTTTGAGCTATCCACGATGCAACCAACAGCTAAAAGGCACATATCTGTCAAGCATATATAA